In the genome of Syngnathoides biaculeatus isolate LvHL_M chromosome 14, ASM1980259v1, whole genome shotgun sequence, one region contains:
- the pcdh8 gene encoding protocadherin-8, producing MPQTVTLVPFDHPPTRNDIWPNKGSLTLFFLLLSFYKMATLACRRCFVLALIIHSVQCTTTRYFTYEEDAPGTEIGNLSRDLKIDPSESHDTSFRFMQENIFTVVHMREADGLLTVAELIDRELLCPRTPRCFVTFDVVAHSREKFQLIHVEIEVRDINDHTPAFPRNETAVEIVENVPLDSRFPLPIAVDPDVGDNYIQSYNISPSSHFAVEIRQREDGVRFAELVLVKELDREIEDSYLVEVTATDGGVPTKSGSMTVRIKVLDFNDNGPTFEHGSLKVELNEDAPVGHRVVRVHAFDPDEGVNGQVMYAFDGVSAEAARVFHVDPHTGDVTLRARVDFERRRSYELRVKASDLGADPASSSCKLSIEVVDVNDNAPEINIKPMTTSADDVAYITEAAAAESFVALISTSDLDSGSNGYVRVSLLGPEHFTLQQAYGETFMIITTSTLDREKIPEYNLTVVAEDLGSPPFKTVRQYTIRVTDENDNAPLFSKSTYEVSVIENNIPGSYVTTVVARDADVGENGKVSYKLLESEVQDGSLISTYVSVDSQTGSLYTVRSFDYERIHEVKLVIQAEDKGSPSLSSTSIIKIQVVDQNDNYPYFTFPVLFNDSADIPLPLNAPASYLALRLSAEDADDGVNAELSYHMLQGDHKLFSVSKDTGEIVLKKGLTAQIGDILELVVVASDRGRSPLSGSATVRFVVTDTEPVKDQAVVVLRSSEDEGLVAGLDGSLVVIILLSGGCGLLLVAIVAVAVTCKAGRGGAGPAKREARLGLFDSGPPLGSTHGNIYTGQRGFFLERTSSSLDDSCFYEEKSSDSESKTFLPSKHFQPSSIWQADKYCLQVSGTGNTDQLSVKDSGKGDSDFNDSDSDVSGDGGKRSFSTFHPRLKSSSSAANSLAGDCQNTYCAIPPQCFRNTRDLAYTVGFSPAPFFNDLHGYAHSWKESGYNTNPKKPRSGAVQTYTGRTGTLPPYLSQSQNGPQVHKHSPNIVTVATELEVATMF from the exons ATGCCTCAAACGGTGACGCTGGTGCCGTTTGACCACCCGCCCACCCGAAATGATATCTGgcccaacaaaggctcgct aactttattttttcttcttttgtcctTTTACAAGATGGCGACACTTGCTTGCCGCCGCTGCTTTGTGCTGGCTTTAATTATTCACTCAGTCCAGTGCACGACGACAAGATACTTCACCTACGAGGAGGACGCCCCCGGGACAGAAATAGGCAACTTGTCCAGAGACTTGAAGATCGACCCCTCCGAAAGCCACGACACGTCCTTCCGCTTCATGCAGGAGAACATTTTCACCGTGGTGCACATGCGGGAGGCCGACGGGCTCTTGACCGTGGCTGAGCTCATCGACCGCGAGTTGCTGTGTCCCCGCACCCCGCGGTGCTTCGTCACCTTCGACGTGGTGGCCCACTCCAGGGAAAAGTTCCAACTGATTCACGTTGAGATTGAAGTCCGGGACATCAATGACCACACGCCGGCGTTTCCCCGCAATGAGACCGCCGTGGAGATTGTGGAGAATGTCCCCCTGGACTCCCGCTTCCCACTGCCAATCGCCGTGGACCCAGACGTAGGCGACAACTACATACAAAGTTACAACATCTCCCCCAGCAGCCACTTCGCCGTGGAGATACGTCAGCGGGAGGATGGTGTCAGGTTTGCCGAGCTGGTCTTGGTGAAGGAGCTGGACCGGGAGATCGAGGACTCCTACCTGGTGGAGGTGACAGCTACCGATGGAGGCGTGCCTACAAAGTCGGGCTCCATGACAGTTCGCATCAAGGTGCTGGACTTCAACGACAACGGGCCCACTTTTGAACACGGCTCGTTAAAGGTGGAGCTCAACGAGGACGCGCCCGTGGGTCACCGCGTGGTGCGGGTGCACGCCTTCGACCCCGACGAGGGCGTCAACGGCCAAGTGATGTACGCCTTCGACGGCGTCTCGGCAGAGGCGGCCCGCGTCTTCCACGTCGACCCGCACACTGGTGACGTGACGCTGAGGGCCCGTGTGGACTTTGAGAGGAGGCGATCCTACGAGCTGCGTGTCAAGGCCTCTGACTTGGGCGCCGATCCCGCGTCGTCCAGCTGCAAGCTGTCCATTGAAGTGGTGGACGTGAACGACAATGCACCCGAGATCAACATAAAGCCCATGACTACCAGCGCGGACGACGTGGCCTACATCACAGAGGCCGCAGCCGCGGAGAGCTTCGTGGCCCTCATCAGCACCTCAGACCTGGACTCTGGCTCCAACGGCTATGTGCGAGTAAGCCTACTCGGCCCCGAACACTTCACCTTGCAGCAAGCCTATGGGGAGACCTTCATGATAATCACCACCTCCACGCTGGACCGCGAAAAGATCCCCGAATATAACCTCACTGTCGTCGCTGAGGACTTGGGCAGTCCACCGTTTAAAACGGTGAGGCAGTACACCATCAGGGTGACGGACGAGAATGACAACGCGCCTCTATTCAGTAAGTCAACGTATGAAGTCTCAGTCATAGAGAACAACATTCCAGGCTCTTACGTCACCACCGTGGTGGCCCGTGATGCCGACGTGGGCGAGAACGGCAAAGTCTCCTACAAGCTCCTGGAGTCTGAGGTGCAAGACGGGTCGCTGATTTCCACCTACGTTTCCGTAGATTCCCAGACAGGGTCTTTGTACACAGTCAGGTCCTTTGACTATGAGAGAATCCACGAAGTAAAGCTGGTTATCCAAGCTGAAGACAAAGGTTCCCCATCGCTTTCAAGCACGTCTATAATTAAAATCCAAGTGGTGGACCAGAATGACAACTACCCGTATTTCACTTTCCCCGTGCTGTTTAACGACTCCGCCGACATCCCGCTGCCCTTGAACGCCCCTGCTTCCTATCTGGCTCTGCGCCTCTCAGCTGAAGACGCAGATGACGGCGTGAACGCCGAGCTGTCCTACCACATGTTGCAAGGGGACCACAAGCTTTTCAGCGTCAGCAAAGACACCGGGGAGATCGTCCTCAAAAAAGGGCTGACGGCCCAAATCGGGGACATCCTGGAATTGGTCGTGGTTGCTAGCGACCGCGGCCGTTCGCCTCTCTCCGGCAGCGCCACCGTACGTTTCGTGGTCACCGATACTGAACCCGTCAAGGACCAGGCCGTGGTGGTCTTGCGTTCAAGTGAAGACGAGGGCCTTGTGGCGGGCTTGGATGGCTCCCTGGTTGTCATCATCCTGCTGAGCGGCGGCTGCGGGCTCCTGCTGGTGGCCATCGTGGCCGTGGCAGTCACATGCAAAGCGGGACGCGGCGGCGCCGGGCCCGCTAAAAGGGAGGCCCGCCTCGGCTTGTTTGACAGCGGGCCCCCTCTCGGGTCCACCCACGGCAACATATACACCGGACAGAGGGGCTTCTTCCTGGAGAGGACCTCCTCGAGCTTGGATGACTCCTGCTTTTACGAAGAGAAGAGCAGCGACTCGGAATCCAAG acGTTCCTGCCCTCAAAGCACTTCCAACCGTCATCTATATGGCAAGCGGACAAGTATTGCTTGCAAGTGAG TGGCACGGGCAACACCGACCAGCTGAGCGTGAAGGACAGCGGCAAAGGGGACAGCGACTTCAACGACTCCGACTCGGACGTCAGCGGCGACGGCGGCAAGAGGAGCTTCAGCACCTTCCACCCGAGGCTAAAAA GTTCGTCCAGCGCCGCTAACAGCTTAGCGGGGGACTGCCAGAACACCTATTGCGCGATCCCGCCGCAGTGCTTCCGGAACACCCGAGACTTGGCGTACACCGTCGGCTTCTCCCCGGCGCCCTTCTTCAACGACTTGCACGGCTACGCCCACTCCTGGAAGGAGTCTGGTTACAATACCAACCCGAAGAAACCACGGAGCGGCGCCGTGCAGACGTACACGGGGAGAACCGGAACCCTCCCGCCTTATCTGTCCCAGTCGCAGAACGGGCCCCAAGTCCACAAGCACAGTCCAAATATTGTAACGGTGGCGACGGAATTAGAAGTGGCCACCATGTTTTGA